One window of Parasegetibacter sp. NRK P23 genomic DNA carries:
- a CDS encoding FAD-dependent oxidoreductase: protein MIVNEGGNARELYTEHIQADLVITGGGISGVCCAITAAREGLKVVLIQDRPVLGGNASSEVRLWILGATSHMGNNNRWAREGGVIDELLVENTYRNPEGNPIIFDSILLEKVSEEKNIHLLLNTAVYEVMKKDADTISGVKGYCSINQTVYHVRAPLFCDASGDGIVAFLAGAAFRMGAESKEEFGEKFAPSREYGELLGHTIYFYSKDTGRPVQFTPPSFALKDIEDIPRYKTFNLKDQGCKLWWIEYGGRLDTIKEAEKIKWELWRIVYGVWNYIKNSGNFPEAANYTLEWVGTIPGKRESRRFEGDYILTQQDVVEQRHQEDAVSYGGWSIDLHPADGVFSELPGCNQWHSKGIYDIPYRSLYSRNIRNLFLTGRIISASHVAFGSTRVMGTAANNAQAVAMAAVMATEKNLLPREVGQQIPALQQRLLRSGQFIPGVKNMDMEDLVSKATITASSEYALTELPENGNTLPFDVGMAQMLPVSPGKLPLIRLHLHAKERTSVPVQLVGSSRVAGYTPDTILEEKLLQLEPGRNCIELEWNTAFTKRQYVFLLFRKNPGVSAYLSDARLTGVLSLFQAENKAVSNTGEQTPPEDIGVDAFEFWTPKRRPEGWNMALRFAEPVHTFSAENICNGYARPYLAPNAWVAAKEDATPFVMLTWEQEVRISSIQLSFDTDFDHPMESVLMHHPEKEMPFCIRNYYIYDGRGNLLREVKGNYQTRNTITLEEPVLTDTIVVRCEHPSDRVPAAIFEIRCY from the coding sequence ATGATAGTGAATGAAGGCGGAAACGCAAGAGAACTTTATACGGAGCACATTCAAGCCGACCTGGTAATAACGGGCGGAGGCATCAGCGGCGTGTGTTGCGCCATTACGGCCGCCAGAGAAGGATTGAAAGTAGTGCTGATACAGGACAGACCCGTGCTGGGGGGCAACGCTTCCAGTGAGGTCAGGCTGTGGATACTCGGCGCCACGTCCCATATGGGCAACAACAACCGCTGGGCAAGAGAAGGTGGGGTAATTGATGAATTGCTGGTGGAGAATACGTACAGAAATCCTGAAGGCAATCCCATCATCTTCGATTCTATCCTGCTGGAAAAAGTGTCGGAAGAAAAAAATATCCACCTGTTGCTGAATACCGCGGTGTACGAAGTCATGAAAAAAGATGCCGATACCATCAGCGGCGTAAAAGGGTATTGCAGCATCAACCAGACTGTTTACCATGTTCGTGCTCCTTTATTCTGTGATGCTTCAGGAGATGGTATTGTCGCTTTTCTTGCAGGCGCTGCTTTCAGGATGGGCGCTGAATCGAAGGAGGAATTCGGGGAGAAATTCGCGCCCTCACGGGAATACGGAGAACTGCTGGGGCACACCATCTACTTTTACTCTAAAGATACCGGAAGACCGGTTCAGTTCACGCCGCCATCTTTCGCACTGAAAGACATTGAGGATATTCCTCGGTACAAAACCTTCAACCTGAAGGACCAGGGCTGTAAACTCTGGTGGATCGAATACGGCGGCAGACTGGATACAATAAAGGAAGCCGAAAAGATCAAATGGGAACTCTGGCGCATCGTATATGGCGTCTGGAACTACATCAAGAATTCGGGCAATTTCCCTGAAGCAGCCAACTACACGCTGGAGTGGGTGGGCACAATTCCAGGGAAGCGCGAGAGCCGCCGTTTTGAAGGCGATTATATACTTACCCAGCAGGATGTGGTGGAACAACGCCACCAGGAAGATGCGGTATCTTACGGAGGCTGGTCCATCGACCTGCATCCCGCCGATGGTGTTTTCAGCGAACTGCCGGGTTGCAACCAGTGGCACAGCAAAGGTATTTACGATATTCCTTACAGAAGTCTTTACAGCCGTAATATCCGGAACCTTTTTCTTACGGGAAGGATCATCAGCGCCTCTCATGTGGCTTTCGGTTCCACCCGCGTAATGGGCACCGCCGCCAACAATGCGCAGGCCGTGGCCATGGCCGCGGTAATGGCTACCGAGAAAAATCTGCTGCCCCGTGAAGTGGGGCAGCAGATTCCGGCATTGCAACAAAGATTGCTGAGAAGCGGTCAGTTCATTCCGGGCGTAAAGAATATGGATATGGAGGACCTCGTTTCAAAGGCCACCATCACCGCTTCAAGCGAATACGCCTTAACGGAATTGCCTGAAAACGGAAACACACTGCCGTTTGATGTGGGCATGGCGCAAATGCTCCCCGTTTCACCCGGTAAACTCCCGCTGATACGGTTGCACCTTCATGCGAAGGAGCGCACCAGTGTTCCCGTGCAACTCGTGGGCAGCAGCAGGGTGGCGGGTTATACCCCCGATACCATCCTGGAAGAAAAATTGCTGCAACTGGAACCTGGTAGGAATTGCATAGAACTGGAATGGAACACCGCGTTCACGAAGCGCCAGTATGTTTTTCTCCTGTTCAGAAAAAATCCCGGGGTGTCGGCATATTTATCCGATGCCCGTTTGACGGGTGTGCTGTCGCTTTTTCAGGCGGAAAACAAAGCCGTTTCCAATACGGGTGAGCAAACACCGCCCGAAGATATTGGCGTGGACGCATTTGAATTCTGGACGCCCAAACGCCGTCCGGAAGGATGGAACATGGCGCTGCGCTTCGCGGAACCGGTCCATACTTTCTCAGCTGAAAATATCTGCAACGGCTATGCGCGGCCTTACCTTGCGCCCAATGCATGGGTGGCCGCAAAAGAAGATGCCACACCATTTGTAATGCTCACCTGGGAGCAGGAAGTGCGTATTTCCTCCATCCAACTCAGTTTCGATACCGATTTCGACCATCCCATGGAATCGGTGCTGATGCACCACCCGGAAAAGGAAATGCCCTTCTGCATCAGGAATTACTACATTTATGACGGACGTGGTAACCTGTTGCGGGAAGTTAAAGGCAACTACCAGACAAGGAATACGATTACACTGGAGGAACCCGTTTTAACCGATACGATTGTTGTGCGATGTGAACACCCATCCGACAGGGTTCCCGCCGCTATTTTTGAGATCAGATGTTATTAA
- a CDS encoding alpha-L-fucosidase encodes MKFIRSIFQRCFLFTAVLFTTGYSHAQKKYTADWTSLDARPVPQWFKDAKLGIFIHWGVYSVPAWAPVGKEYATYSKYSEWYWNRLVTDSSNVGKAFRQYHNAAYGPNTKYQDFAPAFKAELFDPAQWAEVMKQSGAKYVVLTSKHHDGFTLWPSAQSWNWNAVDVGPHRDLAGELSAAVKAKGLHMGLYYSLYEWFNPLYKTDVNKYVSDHMIPQMKDLVQRYEPEIIWPDGEWEHASATWKSTEFLAWLYNESSVRNSVVVNDRWGKETRGKHGGYYTTEYDIVHNEDATKKKFDHPWEECRGIGGSFGYNRNENLADYETSDALIHMLIQKVSRGGNLLLDIGPAADGTIPVIMQQRLADLGAWLKTNGEAIYGTTAADMEPGDGVYFTRKGKDVFVFITKPQGSTLEITLPDAPAKVAWLGSDKKIAYTYRKGKCVVRGLDVHPNLPNGGYGWVMKLSGGK; translated from the coding sequence ATGAAATTTATCCGATCCATTTTCCAAAGATGCTTTCTGTTCACGGCTGTACTGTTTACTACCGGTTATAGTCATGCGCAAAAAAAATATACCGCCGACTGGACGTCATTGGATGCCCGCCCGGTTCCGCAATGGTTTAAAGATGCGAAACTGGGCATCTTCATTCACTGGGGCGTTTATTCGGTTCCGGCCTGGGCGCCCGTAGGGAAGGAGTACGCTACCTATTCCAAATATTCGGAATGGTACTGGAACCGGTTGGTAACAGATAGTTCGAACGTGGGAAAAGCATTCAGGCAATACCACAACGCCGCTTATGGTCCCAATACAAAATACCAGGATTTCGCGCCGGCATTTAAGGCTGAATTGTTCGATCCCGCACAATGGGCGGAAGTCATGAAGCAGTCGGGCGCGAAATATGTGGTGCTTACTTCCAAACACCACGATGGGTTCACTTTGTGGCCCAGTGCGCAGTCGTGGAACTGGAACGCCGTAGATGTGGGGCCGCACCGCGATCTTGCCGGTGAACTGAGCGCAGCGGTAAAAGCGAAAGGGCTGCACATGGGCTTATATTATTCGCTGTATGAGTGGTTCAATCCCTTGTATAAAACGGATGTGAACAAATATGTTTCCGACCACATGATCCCGCAAATGAAGGACCTGGTGCAACGCTATGAACCGGAGATCATCTGGCCCGACGGGGAATGGGAGCACGCCAGCGCTACGTGGAAAAGCACCGAGTTCCTCGCCTGGCTCTACAATGAAAGTTCCGTTAGAAACTCCGTGGTGGTGAACGACCGTTGGGGGAAAGAAACCAGGGGGAAGCACGGCGGTTACTACACTACAGAATATGATATTGTACACAACGAAGATGCCACCAAGAAGAAGTTTGACCATCCCTGGGAGGAATGTCGGGGTATCGGCGGTTCTTTCGGCTACAACCGGAACGAGAACCTGGCCGATTATGAAACTTCAGACGCACTGATCCACATGCTCATCCAGAAGGTGTCGCGCGGCGGGAACCTGCTCCTGGATATCGGGCCCGCTGCCGATGGAACGATCCCTGTAATTATGCAACAACGCCTTGCCGACCTCGGCGCCTGGCTGAAAACGAATGGAGAAGCTATTTACGGTACCACCGCCGCGGATATGGAGCCGGGTGATGGTGTTTATTTTACGCGCAAAGGCAAAGATGTTTTTGTATTCATCACAAAGCCGCAGGGTAGTACTTTGGAAATCACCTTGCCGGATGCACCCGCGAAAGTTGCCTGGCTTGGATCGGATAAAAAGATCGCGTACACTTACAGGAAAGGAAAATGTGTGGTCCGTGGCCTTGATGTGCATCCCAACCTCCCCAATGGCGGTTACGGATGGGTGATGAAACTTTCAGGTGGAAAATAA
- a CDS encoding RagB/SusD family nutrient uptake outer membrane protein, whose translation MKKLIYISVLFISFTSCKKMLEETAYSATYTKDFYSNAAEAEAAITAAYGSLYVMYSSGAPFFASDWSADQTFPRNVVGRNTLTQFSYDPAYSVQNSFGRVNESPMEIWRRAYQAIESANWVIEKVPGTPMDANRRDQIVGEALFLRAYYHWTLSKNFGSVVIKTSPTNSIDNAVVGRSPIDDVYAQIFDDLTKAEQMLPDYSAALVKGRVSKQSAQLLHAKAALYNEKWAIALNKAQAVISSKKCTLVPSFTDLFTAAKKDLGRQEVMFAVELNNTTNPIRQSQIHYFYAPLGSNEFNKGGAGGIYAYSSFYNSFKTGDTRKNVLATSYMTTAGATVLQANIDTRLATKDLVIMGKYKDPNSVGAYASNNIYLLRYADAFLIAAEAEARAGAPAETAYANVDSVRKRAGLPALTRGLSQTAFIDSVLQERSWEFYGEGDRWYDLTRTNKFLTVIPTAVNADYPTRTPAPRNKYFPIPQVEINANPKLTQNDDWK comes from the coding sequence ATGAAAAAACTGATTTATATAAGTGTACTTTTCATTTCCTTCACCAGTTGCAAAAAAATGCTGGAGGAAACGGCTTATTCCGCCACCTATACCAAAGACTTCTATTCCAATGCCGCCGAAGCGGAAGCGGCCATTACCGCGGCTTATGGCAGTTTGTACGTGATGTACAGCAGCGGTGCGCCTTTCTTCGCCTCAGACTGGTCGGCTGATCAGACCTTCCCCCGGAACGTAGTGGGAAGAAATACCCTTACCCAATTTTCCTATGATCCGGCATATTCCGTGCAGAACAGCTTTGGCCGCGTGAATGAATCGCCCATGGAAATCTGGAGAAGGGCTTACCAGGCCATTGAAAGCGCCAACTGGGTAATCGAAAAAGTACCCGGCACTCCAATGGATGCCAACAGAAGGGACCAGATTGTGGGAGAAGCATTGTTCCTGCGCGCCTATTACCACTGGACACTTTCTAAAAACTTTGGCAGCGTGGTGATTAAAACAAGTCCGACCAACTCCATCGACAATGCCGTTGTGGGAAGGTCTCCCATTGATGATGTATATGCGCAGATATTCGATGACCTCACCAAAGCCGAACAAATGCTGCCCGATTACAGCGCGGCACTCGTAAAAGGAAGGGTAAGCAAACAATCGGCGCAACTCCTTCATGCCAAAGCTGCATTGTACAACGAAAAATGGGCCATCGCGCTGAACAAGGCGCAGGCCGTGATCAGCAGTAAAAAATGTACGCTGGTGCCTTCGTTCACCGACCTGTTCACCGCAGCCAAAAAAGACCTCGGTCGCCAGGAAGTAATGTTCGCCGTGGAACTCAACAACACGACCAATCCCATCAGGCAATCACAGATTCATTATTTCTATGCGCCGCTCGGTTCCAACGAATTCAATAAAGGTGGCGCGGGCGGTATTTATGCCTACAGCTCTTTCTACAATTCTTTCAAGACGGGAGATACCCGGAAAAATGTACTGGCCACCAGCTATATGACCACCGCGGGCGCCACGGTGTTGCAAGCCAACATTGATACACGACTCGCCACCAAGGACCTCGTGATCATGGGCAAATACAAGGACCCCAATTCCGTAGGGGCCTACGCCAGCAATAATATTTACCTCCTGCGTTATGCCGACGCGTTCCTGATTGCCGCCGAAGCGGAAGCCAGGGCAGGCGCTCCCGCTGAAACCGCTTACGCCAATGTTGATTCCGTAAGAAAAAGAGCAGGACTACCGGCACTTACCCGCGGCCTTTCCCAAACGGCCTTCATCGATTCGGTACTACAGGAAAGGTCCTGGGAGTTTTACGGGGAAGGCGATCGCTGGTACGACCTTACAAGGACCAACAAATTCCTGACCGTGATTCCCACAGCCGTAAATGCTGACTACCCAACACGTACACCCGCACCGAGGAACAAATATTTCCCGATACCGCAGGTGGAAATCAACGCTAACCCCAAACTTACCCAGAACGACGACTGGAAATAA
- a CDS encoding sodium:solute symporter family protein, which produces MSTLDFVVMSVFAILMVIIGLVFTVQSSKSASSFFEAGGQTPWWINGLSLFISYFSAATFVVWGSIAYKYGLVANTIQFTMCLSGLVTALFIAARWKRTGATTAAEYLGKRYGRNAKQYYSYMVLLYSLVSTAAVLYAVGKVVYVATPFSLEACIIAIGVTIIIYTTGGGLWGVLATDVVQFVILSAAVIIIIPLSLSEVGGMTNFLEKVPARFFDPLNTEYDLGFMLSFFVYQVVYIAGNWSYVQRYTSVSTPRNAKKVAWLFAGLYLVAPVIWMLPPMVYRVINPALEGMEAEGAYMMLCQKVLPAGLIGLVLSGMIAATASKANTTINTAAIIFAQDIYKDVFFKNSSEKRTILVARLFTILFGAGTIFLAILVPAAGGIVNVVLSTAAIAGGSLFGPVIFSLFSKRQTAGSLIWISVISLVVSLFFKVLAPGMLGITLSRTMETVLGVGLPLLMLSVYETYAYYVGNNIPFLHLNTEGNAAFNSGEAVKQNIFGTRVIALSTAFVGLGITILGAIAENGNIALVTGVVVMLVALAVLIKMFVNTAKPAELKTIS; this is translated from the coding sequence ATGAGTACACTGGATTTTGTAGTAATGAGCGTGTTCGCGATCCTGATGGTCATCATCGGTTTGGTCTTTACCGTACAAAGCAGTAAGAGCGCGAGCTCCTTTTTTGAGGCGGGCGGACAAACACCCTGGTGGATCAACGGCCTTTCTTTGTTCATCTCTTATTTTTCAGCCGCCACCTTCGTGGTATGGGGTTCTATCGCTTACAAATACGGCCTGGTAGCCAATACCATTCAGTTCACGATGTGTTTGAGCGGACTGGTAACAGCGCTTTTTATAGCCGCACGCTGGAAAAGAACGGGTGCCACCACCGCGGCTGAATACCTCGGGAAACGCTATGGAAGAAACGCCAAACAATATTACAGTTATATGGTGCTGCTGTACAGCCTGGTGAGTACCGCCGCTGTATTGTATGCCGTAGGTAAAGTGGTGTATGTGGCCACGCCATTTTCGCTGGAAGCCTGCATCATCGCTATTGGCGTTACCATCATCATTTATACGACCGGCGGCGGATTGTGGGGCGTGCTCGCAACCGATGTGGTGCAGTTTGTGATCCTCTCCGCCGCGGTGATCATCATTATACCGTTGTCGCTTTCGGAAGTGGGGGGTATGACGAATTTTCTGGAAAAAGTCCCGGCCCGTTTTTTTGATCCGCTGAACACGGAATACGACCTCGGGTTTATGCTGTCCTTTTTTGTGTACCAGGTGGTGTACATCGCGGGCAACTGGAGTTATGTGCAGCGTTATACATCTGTTTCCACGCCGCGCAATGCTAAAAAGGTGGCCTGGCTTTTCGCTGGACTATACCTCGTGGCGCCGGTCATCTGGATGCTGCCACCCATGGTGTACCGCGTCATCAACCCGGCCCTGGAAGGCATGGAAGCGGAAGGCGCTTACATGATGCTGTGCCAGAAAGTGCTGCCTGCCGGACTCATCGGGCTGGTATTGTCGGGCATGATCGCAGCCACGGCCAGCAAGGCGAATACCACCATCAATACCGCGGCCATTATTTTCGCGCAGGATATTTATAAAGATGTGTTCTTCAAAAACAGTTCTGAAAAAAGGACTATTCTTGTGGCCCGTTTGTTTACCATTCTTTTTGGAGCAGGCACCATATTTCTTGCTATCCTGGTGCCCGCCGCAGGCGGAATCGTGAACGTGGTGCTGAGTACGGCGGCCATTGCGGGAGGAAGTTTGTTCGGTCCGGTGATCTTTTCGCTGTTTTCCAAACGGCAAACCGCCGGGTCACTGATCTGGATATCCGTCATCTCCCTGGTGGTAAGCCTTTTCTTTAAAGTGCTGGCCCCGGGAATGCTGGGCATCACCTTGTCGCGTACCATGGAAACTGTGTTGGGGGTTGGGTTGCCATTGCTGATGCTGAGTGTGTATGAAACATACGCTTATTATGTTGGTAACAATATTCCATTCCTTCACCTCAATACGGAAGGAAATGCCGCCTTTAACAGCGGCGAAGCCGTGAAACAGAACATCTTTGGCACCCGGGTGATTGCGCTGAGTACGGCATTCGTAGGCCTGGGCATCACTATACTCGGCGCCATCGCGGAGAACGGAAACATCGCCCTGGTAACGGGTGTGGTGGTCATGCTCGTAGCCCTGGCCGTGCTGATCAAAATGTTTGTAAACACCGCGAAGCCCGCGGAACTGAAGACTATTTCCTAA
- a CDS encoding glycoside hydrolase 43 family protein: MLKYFFLLAFSIVGLHAAAQPVGTPVWGNWKHWGDQGNGNYVNPVLPGDYSDLDCIRVGDDYYAVSSTFQFSPGFVVLHSKDLVNWKILAHAVKDITTISPEMNWDRMNCYGRGIWAGAIRYHNKKFWIYFGDPEKGYFMTTAKSPEGPWEPLHQVMAEKGWDDCCPFWDDDGQGYFIGTHFADGYKIHLFKMTPDGKTLIRDSDKVIYQSKGSEANKLFKIGDTYYHFFSEVKPDGRAVMMQRSKNLYGPYEVKQLSHAQQEWREPNQGGIVQTKAGDWYFLTHHGSGDWSGRIMSLLPVNWVNGWPILGAVGPDTIGRMVWGGKMPAQGHPKMVPQTDDDFRVATLSPQWEWNYQPRSGKWSLTERKGWLRLHAFQPLKANDFFKAGNTLTQRAYRTERSEVVVKLDISRMAEGQRAGLAHFGYPKYAAVQVSCNAGGKTLNYVVDGVVTPGPVVKDNIIWMRSTWGLDGINTFSYSSDGKNFTAIGQPWQLVWGAYRGDRIALFNYNDHAEDGIIDIDQFTYKYTQPAHR, translated from the coding sequence ATGCTTAAATATTTTTTCTTACTCGCATTTAGTATAGTGGGGCTTCACGCAGCGGCTCAACCTGTTGGTACACCTGTTTGGGGCAACTGGAAGCATTGGGGCGACCAGGGAAACGGCAATTATGTAAACCCTGTATTACCGGGAGACTACAGTGACCTGGATTGTATCCGTGTAGGCGATGACTATTACGCGGTATCCTCTACTTTTCAATTCTCACCCGGCTTCGTTGTGCTGCATTCCAAAGATCTGGTGAACTGGAAAATACTTGCGCATGCCGTAAAAGACATCACCACGATTTCTCCTGAAATGAACTGGGACAGGATGAATTGTTATGGAAGGGGAATATGGGCCGGCGCGATCCGTTACCACAATAAAAAATTCTGGATCTATTTCGGTGATCCTGAAAAAGGCTATTTCATGACCACGGCTAAAAGTCCGGAGGGCCCATGGGAGCCGCTGCACCAGGTAATGGCAGAAAAAGGTTGGGACGATTGCTGCCCTTTCTGGGACGATGACGGACAAGGTTATTTTATTGGAACACATTTCGCGGACGGCTATAAAATTCATCTCTTCAAAATGACCCCCGATGGAAAAACCCTGATTCGGGATTCTGATAAAGTAATTTATCAGTCTAAAGGCAGCGAAGCAAACAAGTTGTTTAAGATAGGAGACACTTATTACCATTTTTTCAGTGAAGTAAAACCTGATGGGCGGGCCGTAATGATGCAACGGTCGAAAAACCTCTACGGCCCTTACGAAGTAAAACAACTGAGTCACGCCCAGCAGGAATGGCGGGAACCGAACCAGGGCGGTATTGTGCAAACAAAGGCGGGCGACTGGTATTTCCTTACGCACCACGGTTCTGGCGACTGGAGCGGAAGGATCATGAGTTTGCTGCCGGTGAACTGGGTGAACGGATGGCCCATACTTGGAGCCGTAGGGCCCGATACCATCGGGCGCATGGTTTGGGGCGGGAAGATGCCTGCGCAGGGCCATCCGAAGATGGTGCCGCAAACGGATGATGATTTCCGGGTCGCCACACTCTCCCCGCAATGGGAGTGGAACTACCAGCCCCGTTCCGGGAAATGGTCGTTAACGGAAAGGAAGGGGTGGCTTCGCCTGCATGCCTTCCAACCGCTGAAAGCAAATGATTTCTTCAAAGCGGGCAACACCCTCACCCAACGCGCTTACCGTACGGAACGGAGTGAAGTGGTCGTGAAACTGGACATCAGCAGGATGGCAGAAGGCCAGAGAGCGGGACTGGCGCATTTCGGATACCCTAAATACGCGGCCGTGCAGGTCTCTTGCAACGCAGGAGGGAAAACATTAAATTATGTGGTGGATGGCGTGGTAACTCCCGGACCTGTAGTGAAAGACAATATCATCTGGATGCGGTCAACCTGGGGATTGGATGGCATCAATACTTTCAGTTATAGTTCAGATGGAAAAAATTTCACCGCCATCGGCCAGCCCTGGCAACTGGTTTGGGGCGCTTACAGGGGCGACAGGATCGCGTTGTTCAATTACAACGACCATGCGGAGGATGGGATAATTGATATAGATCAGTTCACTTATAAGTACACGCAGCCAGCTCACCGCTAA
- a CDS encoding RNA polymerase sigma factor, translated as MQSDYELLLLIAEGNERAFELFFSRYRDKLYQYLLLVTKSSEIAEEITMDIFLKLWAGRELLSQIADPGAFLRKIAHNKAIDFFRVAARHDKLHKAYAAHIQRLHENDDQSTLDEESLQLLREIINQLPPRRKQIYLLSREHNMTYDQIAKHLNISHKTVKNSMLAALNEIREHLAKKSGNASLLWLFFSC; from the coding sequence ATGCAAAGTGATTATGAATTATTGCTGTTAATTGCTGAGGGTAACGAACGGGCGTTCGAACTCTTTTTTAGTCGTTACCGTGACAAGCTTTACCAATACCTGCTTCTCGTTACCAAATCTTCAGAAATAGCGGAGGAGATCACTATGGATATCTTCCTGAAACTGTGGGCGGGTCGGGAATTGCTGAGTCAAATTGCAGACCCCGGCGCTTTTCTCCGAAAGATCGCGCACAATAAAGCCATTGACTTTTTCCGCGTGGCCGCAAGGCACGACAAGCTGCACAAAGCTTATGCGGCGCACATCCAAAGGCTTCATGAAAATGATGACCAAAGTACACTGGATGAAGAAAGCCTGCAATTGCTCCGGGAAATTATCAATCAGCTTCCCCCCAGGAGAAAACAGATTTACCTGCTGAGCAGGGAACACAATATGACCTACGACCAGATCGCAAAGCACCTCAATATATCCCATAAGACCGTGAAAAACAGTATGTTGGCAGCCTTAAATGAGATCAGGGAGCACCTCGCTAAAAAGTCCGGCAATGCATCGTTGCTGTGGCTGTTTTTCTCCTGCTGA
- a CDS encoding SGNH/GDSL hydrolase family protein, which translates to MNKRMLTNTRYIYLFLTWSILLAGCAARLAQQSTEKKHDLEILGLGDSITEGGPGFFSYLFTLDSLLKQSGYHPRFVGPKTSIQSGDTLRHAAFSGMTAEFIAKKIDSIYRAYPAKLVLLHSGHNHFAEEKPVAGILNAHRTIIATIKKINPSAKVFVAGVVTAGKLPKYEYIPALDDALRNMVDSLKDPSVVYVDQRNNWNWSIHAISDKVHPNREGARIIAENWFRALAVSKQVQPAQPDSLLPVKAFAPRGGLPNFFSKLNSGKPMKIAFLGGSITRAGGGYRDQIIEKLMDQYPKTTFQEVMAAVSGTGSDFGACRLKQHVTDHRPDLVFVEFAVNDNRWRMKLVRETMEGIVRQLWNADPEMDICFVYTFSAENLPTLQAGKFPASVSAMEQVANHYGIPSIHMGLDVVNEITRGRMRISGKKEEHADIPLFSLDGVHPLPQTGHKMYTAALDKYLMQMKEKRTPVKHTLPGALEAGNWENAGMVSLEAQGKFSGNWGTTDSVTLGKEYYSLMRTVYATASPEATLTVNFEGTRFGLADIMGPGTSAIELTIDQQPPRVISRFDAFSTYYRLNYFILTDLAPGKHTATIRLSPAPLNKAAILETRNVVVKDWAPYEKNVLYVGGILY; encoded by the coding sequence TTGAACAAAAGAATGCTTACCAATACACGATATATATACCTTTTTTTAACCTGGTCTATACTGCTTGCAGGATGCGCGGCCAGGCTGGCACAACAAAGCACAGAAAAGAAGCATGACCTTGAAATACTTGGTCTGGGCGATTCTATTACAGAAGGAGGTCCTGGTTTCTTTTCCTATCTCTTCACATTGGATTCATTGCTGAAACAGTCTGGTTATCATCCGCGGTTCGTTGGCCCAAAAACCAGTATTCAATCCGGGGATACCTTGCGCCACGCGGCGTTCAGTGGTATGACGGCGGAATTCATCGCCAAAAAAATCGACAGTATTTACAGGGCATACCCTGCAAAGCTGGTACTCTTACACAGCGGGCACAATCATTTCGCGGAAGAAAAGCCGGTGGCGGGTATTCTGAACGCGCACCGTACTATCATTGCCACTATCAAAAAGATAAATCCATCTGCAAAGGTATTCGTGGCCGGCGTGGTTACCGCAGGGAAATTGCCCAAGTATGAATATATTCCCGCACTGGATGATGCCTTGCGCAATATGGTGGATTCGTTGAAAGATCCGTCTGTGGTATATGTTGACCAACGCAACAACTGGAACTGGAGCATCCATGCCATTTCAGATAAAGTGCACCCCAACAGGGAAGGGGCGCGGATCATCGCGGAGAACTGGTTCCGGGCGCTGGCCGTTTCGAAGCAGGTACAACCGGCGCAGCCGGATTCGTTGCTCCCCGTAAAAGCGTTCGCGCCGAGAGGCGGATTACCCAATTTCTTCTCTAAGTTGAATTCAGGCAAACCAATGAAGATCGCCTTCCTTGGCGGAAGCATCACCCGCGCGGGTGGTGGGTATCGTGATCAGATTATTGAAAAACTGATGGACCAATACCCTAAAACCACGTTCCAGGAAGTAATGGCGGCGGTAAGTGGCACCGGCTCCGATTTTGGCGCCTGCCGTTTGAAACAGCACGTGACCGATCACCGGCCCGACCTGGTATTCGTAGAGTTCGCGGTAAACGATAACCGCTGGCGCATGAAGCTGGTGCGGGAAACCATGGAAGGTATTGTACGGCAATTGTGGAATGCTGATCCCGAAATGGATATTTGTTTTGTATATACTTTTTCGGCGGAAAACCTGCCCACCTTACAGGCAGGAAAATTTCCGGCATCCGTATCTGCTATGGAACAAGTAGCGAACCACTATGGTATTCCTTCCATCCATATGGGGCTGGACGTTGTGAACGAAATAACGAGGGGGCGTATGCGCATTTCAGGAAAGAAAGAGGAGCATGCCGATATCCCCCTGTTCTCACTGGATGGCGTACACCCGCTGCCGCAAACCGGGCATAAAATGTACACCGCGGCGCTGGATAAGTACCTCATGCAGATGAAAGAAAAACGTACCCCGGTAAAGCATACACTGCCTGGTGCGTTAGAAGCCGGGAATTGGGAAAATGCAGGAATGGTAAGTCTTGAAGCGCAGGGGAAATTTTCAGGCAACTGGGGTACCACCGATTCCGTGACCTTGGGCAAAGAGTATTATTCGCTGATGCGCACCGTATATGCAACGGCTTCACCCGAAGCAACGCTCACTGTTAATTTTGAAGGCACACGTTTCGGGCTGGCAGATATTATGGGACCCGGCACTTCGGCCATTGAGCTCACCATCGATCAGCAGCCGCCCCGCGTGATTTCACGTTTCGATGCCTTCAGTACTTATTACAGGCTCAATTATTTTATACTCACTGATCTTGCACCCGGTAAACATACGGCTACCATCAGGCTTTCTCCGGCACCATTGAACAAGGCCGCCATCCTTGAAACCCGGAACGTGGTAGTGAAAGACTGGGCACCTTATGAAAAGAATGTGCTGTATGTGGGTGGCATTCTGTATTAA